One genomic window of Fusarium fujikuroi IMI 58289 draft genome, chromosome FFUJ_chr01 includes the following:
- a CDS encoding related to cold sensitive U2 snRNA supressor has product MDVSFPTDPREFDGDDRISFSKLDQKFIAVHDDGNEYEFDADSKRWVLADENPLEPPTAGAFNDFAESVSHDTVDGAKKRKNESSHGSETPEPSKPSRPNKKQKAPQQPKQNTAIYVTGLPADATVEEVHDLFSRKGGVIAEEIDSGAPRIKLYTDSDGNFKGDALIVFFKPQSVEMAIMLLDDTDFRITPSGTREGRMRVQAADSSYKKVKYDQEGGAGGEGGNVTAERKPPNKDRDRQKIIKKTQKLDAKLADWDDDVPYPGQPETATKWDKLVILRHMFTLEELEEDPAALLEIKEDIREECAKLGTVTNVVLFDQEPEGIVSVKFKDADSARACINLMHGRSFDGRTVEAFLATGQEKFKQSKNDTSQGDSD; this is encoded by the exons ATGGACGTCTCATTTCCTACGGACCCTCGAGAATTCGACGGCGATGATCGCATATCGTTTTCCAAACTTGACCAGAAATTCATTGCAGTTCACGATGACGGCAACGAGTACGAGTTTGACGCCGATTCCAAGCGATGGGTGCTTGCAGATGAGAATCCACTGGAACCACCAACGGCTGGCGCATTCAATGACTTTGCAGAATCTGTATCGCATGATACTGTAGATGGAGCAAAAAAACGCAAGAATGAATCGAGCCATGGTTCTGAA ACTCCCGAACCCAGTAAACCTTCACGACCaaacaagaagcaaaaggcaCCTCAACAGCCTAAACAGAATACAGCCATCTATGTCACAGGTTTACCTGCTGATGCAACGGTTGAGGAAGTCCACGATCTTTTCTCTCGAAAGGGTGGCGTTATCGCAGAGGAAATTGACAGCGGAGCACCACGGATCAAACTATACACCGACTCAGATGGCAACTTCAAGGGCGACGCGCTGATTGTTTTCTTCAAGCCCCAGAGCGTAGAGATGGCCATTATGCTTCTCGATGATACAGACTTCAGAATCACTCCCAGTGGCACACGTGAAGGACGGATGCGCGTTCAGGCCGCAGACTCAAGTTACAAGAAAGTAAAATACGACCAGGAAGGTGGTGCAGGTGGGGAAGGGGGGAATGTCACAGCTGAGCGTAAACCACCGAACAAGGATCGCGACAGgcaaaagatcatcaagaagacTCAGAAACTCGACGCGAAGCTGGCAGACTGGGATGACGACGTGCCCTACCCGGGCCAGCCGGAGACCGCGACCAAGTGGGACAAGCTTGTGATTCTTCGGCATATGTTTAcgctggaagagcttgaggaagacCCTGCTGCCCTgctcgagatcaaggaggaCATCCGGGAAGAATGTGCCAAGCTGGGTACAGTGACAAATGTTGTCCTGTTCGACCAAGAACCAGAAGGCATAGTCTCAGTCAAGTTCAAAGATGCGGATTCAGCCCGTGCATGTATCAACCTCATGCATGGTCGAAGTTTTGATGGTCGAACAGTGGAAGCTTTCCTAGCGACAGGACAAGAGAAGTTCAAGCAGTCGAAGAATGATACGAGCCAGGGAGACTCAGATTAG